A part of Drosophila ananassae strain 14024-0371.13 chromosome 2R, ASM1763931v2, whole genome shotgun sequence genomic DNA contains:
- the LOC6506698 gene encoding splicing factor 3B subunit 3 isoform X3: MYLYNLTLQKGTGVTHAVHGNFSGGKQQEVLLSRGKSLELLRPDSNTGKVHTLMSTEIFGCIRALMAFRLTGGTKDYIVVGSDSGRIVILEYIPSKNALEKVHQETFGKSGCRRIVPGQYFAIDPKGRAVMIGAVEKQKLAYIMNRDTQARLTISSPLEAHKSNTLTYHMVGVDVGFDNPMFACLEIDYEEADLDPSGDAAQRTQQTLTFYELDLGLNHVVRKYSEPLEEHANFLVSVPGGNDGPSGVLICSENYLTYKNLGDQHDIRCPIPRRRNDLDDPERGMIFICSATHRTKSMYFFLLQTEQGDIFKITLETDDDVVSEIKLKYFDTVPPATAMCVLKTGFLFVASEFGNHYLYQIAHLGDDDDEPEFSSAMPLEEGETFFFAPRALKNLVLVDELPSFAPIITSQVADLANEDTPQLYVLCGRGPRSTLRVLRHGLEVSEMAVSELPGNPNAVWTVKKRADGA, encoded by the exons ATGTATCTGTACAACTTGACGCTGCAGAAGGGCACCGGTGTGACCCACGCGGTCCACGGCAACTTTTCCGGCGGCAAGCAGCAGGAGGTGCTCCTGTCACGTGGCAAGTCGCTGGAGCTCCTCCGTCCCGACTCCAACACGGGCAAAGTGCACACGCTCATGTCTACGGAGATATTTGGATGCATCAGGGCCCTGATGGCCTTCCGGTTGACGGGAGGAACTAAAG ATTACATTGTGGTGGGTTCTGACTCAGGACGCATTGTGATCCTTGAGTACATTCCCTCCAAGAATGCCCTGGAGAAAGTGCACCAAGAGACGTTCGGCAAGTCGGGATGCCGACGCATTGTTCCCGGCCAGTACTTCGCCATCGATCCCAAAGGCAGGGCCGTGATGATTGGCGCCGTGGAGAAGCAGAAGCTGGCGTACATCATGAACCGAGATACCCAGGCCCGCCTCACGATCTCATCGCCGTTGGAGGCCCACAAGTCGAACACCCTGACCTACCACATGGTGGGCGTGGATGTGGGATTCGATAATCCCATGTTCGCTTGCCTGGAGATTGACTACGAGGAGGCCGACTTGGATCCATCGG GTGACGCCGCCCAGCGCACTCAGCAGACTCTGACCTTCTACGAACTGGACTTGGGTCTGAACCACGTCGTCCGCAAGTACTCAGAGCCCCTGGAAGAGCATGCCAACTTTTTGGTATCTGTTCCCGGTGGCAATGACGGTCCCTCGGGCGTGCTCATTTGCTCGGAGAACTATCTGACATACAAGAATCTCGGTGACCAGCACGATATCCGTTGTCCCATACCGCGTAGGAGGAACGATCTCGACGACCCGGAGCGGGGCATGATCTTCATTTGCTCGGCCACCCATCGCACCAAAAGCATGTACTTCTTCCTGCTCCAGACCGAGCAGGGGGACATCTTCAAGATCACCCTGGAAACGGACGACGATGTGGTGTCGGAGATCAAGTTGAAGTACTTCGACACAGTGCCTCCGGCCACTGCCATGTGTGTGCTCAAGACAGGCTTCTTGTTTGTGGCCAGCGAGTTCGGCAACCA CTACCTTTACCAAATCGCTCACCTGGGCGACGATGACGATGAGCCGGAGTTCAGCTCCGCCATGCCGCTGGAGGAGGGCGAAACCTTCTTCTTTGCGCCGCGGGCTCTCAAGAACCTGGTTTTGGTGGACGAGCTCCCATCGTTCGCTCCGATCATCACCAGTCAGGTGGCCGATCTGGCCAACGAAGATACTCCCCAGTTGTACGTCCTGTGCGGAAGGGGGCCTCGTTCCACGCTGAGAGTCCTTCGCCATGGCCTGGAGGTGTCTGAGATGGCTGTGTCCGAGCTGCCCGGCAACCCCAACGCGGTGTGGACCGTCAAGAAACGAGCTGATG GCGCTTAA
- the LOC6506697 gene encoding serine/arginine repetitive matrix protein 1 has product MMFTGTNQQQDTRFSDKEKKLMKQMKFGDCLNKRVDMSKVKLDVLRPWISKKITDILHIEDDVVVEFVYNQLEEEKYPCPKKMQINMTGFLNGRNARQFMGELWALLLSAQESESGIPAEFIQQKKDEILKREEDQRQRDRSRSRSRSRSQRDSSRRDRKRDRSQGSGKSKSRSRSRSQKPANNGAVPSAAREAAANAAARIRKRGSSTGRPPSRERRPSRGRPHSRSPIRSRQKSRSPSKGSPKKSGSADAANTKTVNGRHSTDKSPPAKGKSASRSRSRSRSRSRSRSRSPRSRSRSGSRASNKRSRSRSSSPRSRRRARSSSISLSPERQQDQFEHRRNKNSVQNKRQYRNNRGDSVSSMERGNDRGRQFGGGGGGGRRGGRRFSPRGRSPMRQDNGGGNRFQRSNSRRRSRSRRLSRSPMRYSRSPRRFNNRRRSPMMNFRGGGRGGGRGMGGHRQMWQHRGGSPNFRGGGRIHWQARHSPGGGGRGGGGMGRFDRRQSPQQNRYHRQSPMQHQPFRKQFSPPSGPGRRFSSPQQRRGSRDRRPNSRERRSSPGGGGGHVNRWDNPPPARHRRSTSESSGEGGGRRPQQLHRQRSSSPQERRGRSRSRSHSRQRSNERSRSRSSPRRSRKRDSPIERSSVEFTGPAVNTIDLCREEQRKAKPVETVIVSDQDEAKQSAFASLSRTPSPFLKPHERLAAKAAPKKSRDQSQSSSSDSSADSDDSDDQPRRKKPADAAKGKAKSKARRSSESSSSSDQSDDEDNSSADDRLKKKKQQLQKEKEKEAAALKEKEREKEKEKEKDKRRSDKKGKRVTTSSGDEESMGGRSSSRKRSHKKSRREDDDEGGIVAEDNSDSEDEPVSKKKRKKTRKAPDSSDSDSDASSKRKKHKKHKKHSKRSKKHKKHKRKSSAGKSRADSSSGGSSDEDDQQLGSATKRNGNGKLPLILPGGTGPGVINEDLEKQLRERALKSMKKLD; this is encoded by the exons ATGATGTTCACG GGGACTAACCAGCAGCAGGACACCAGGTTCAGCGACAAGGAGAAGAAGCTGATGAAGCAGATGAAGTTCGGTGACTGCCTGAACAAGCGGGTGGACATGTCCAAAGTTAAGCTGGACGTGCTGCGGCCGTGGATCAGCAAGAAGATCACCGACATCCTGCACATCGAGGACGATGTGGTGGTGGAGTTCGTCTACAACCAGCTAGAGGAGGAGAAGTATCCCTGCCCCAAGAAGATGCAGATCAATATGACCGGCTTCCTCAACGGCCGCAATGCCCGCCAATTTATGGGTGAGCTCTGGGCTCTGCTGCTCTCCGCCCAAGAGAGCGAATCCGGCATACCGGCGGAGTtcatacaacaaaaaaaggatgagATTCTGAAGCGCGAGGAGGACCAGCGCCAGCGAGACAGATCGCGATCCAGGTCGCGTTCCCGTTCCCAACGCGACAGTTCCCGGCGCGATCGCAAGCGTGACCGCTCTCAGGGTAGCGGCAAGTCAAAGTCACGCTCACGTTCCCGCTCCCAGAAGCCAGCCAACAACGGGGCGGTGCCCAGTGCTGCCCGCGAGGCAGCTGCCAATGCGGCAGCCCGGATCCGAAAGCGCGGCTCCTCCACAGGCCGCCCTCCATCCAGAGAAAGACGTCCCAGCCGCGGCCGTCCTCACTCGCGATCTCCTATCCGCTCCCGCCAGAAGTCGCGCTCCCCATCCAAGGGGTCGCCCAAAAAGTCTGGCTCCGCGGATGCCGCCAACACCAAGACTGTCAACGGCCGGCACTCAACGGACAAGTCGCCACCGGCCAAAGGGAAGTCGGCCTCTCGCTCTCGCTCCCGCTCACGATCCCGGTCCAGGTCTCGATCTCGTTCTCCGCGCAGCCGTTCCCGCTCTGGATCCCGGGCTAGTAATAAGCGATCACGCTCTCGCAGCTCCTCGCCGCGCAGTCGCCGCCGAGCCCGCTCCAGCAGCATCTCGCTGTCCCCGGAGCGCCAGCAGGATCAGTTCGAGCACCGACGCAACAAGAACAGCGTGCAGAACAAGCGCCAGTACCGCAACAATCGCGGCGACTCAGTCAGCTCCATGGAGCGCGGCAACGATCGAGGCAGGCAGTTTGGCGGCGGCGGAGGTGGCGGACGCCGGGGTGGCAGACGATTCTCACCGCGCGGCCGCAGTCCCATGCGCCAGGACAATGGTGGAGGCAATCGATTCCAACGCTCTAACTCACGGCGCCGCTCCCGGTCACGTCGCCTTTCCCGTTCGCCCATGCGCTATTCCCGATCACCTAGGCG CTTCAACAATCGCCGACGCTCACCCATGATGAACTTTAGAGGCGGAGGACGCGGTGGAGGCCGTGGCATGGGCGGTCATCGCCAGATGTGGCAGCACCGTGGCGGCTCCCCGAACTTCCGCGGAGGCGGCCGCATTCACTGGCAGGCTAGACACAGTCCCGGCGGTGGTGGCCGCGGAGGCGGTGGAATGGGACGCTTCGATCGTCGCCAGTCGCCCCAACAGAACCGCTACCACAGGCAGTCCCCTATGCAGCACCAGCCGTTCCGTAAGCAATTCTCGCCGCCGTCGGGCCCCGGACGTCGCTTCTCGTCCCCGCAACAGCGCCGAGGATCCCGCGACCGTCGACCCAACTCCAGAGAAAGACGCAGCTCTCCGGGAGGCGGCGGTGGGCATGTGAATCGGTGGGATAACCCGCCACCGGCTAGACACCGACGCTCCACGTCGGAGAGCTCCGGCGAGGGAGGAGGCAGACGCCCACAGCAACTGCACCGGCAGCGCAGTTCCAGCCCACAGGAGAGACGTGGACGGAGTCGCAGTCGCAGCCACAGCCGGCAGAGAAGTAATGAGAGGAGCCGTAGTCGTTCTAGCCCGCGTCGCAGTCGCAAGCGGGATAGTCCAATTG AACGATCCTCGGTGGAGTTCACCGGCCCGGCAGTCAACACCATCGATCTGTGCCGGGAGGAACAACGCAAAGCCAAGCCAGTAGAAACAGTCATTGTGTCGGACCAGGACGAGGCCAAGCAGAGCGCCTTCGCCAGCCTGTCACGAACTCCTTCTCCGTTCCTTAAGCCCCACGAGCGCCTTGCGGCCAAAGCGGCACCAAAGAAATCACGCGACCAGAGCCAGAGCAGTAGCTCGGACAGCAGCGCGGATAGCGACGACAGCGATGACCAGCCGCGTCGAAAGAAGCCCGCCGATGCTGCCAAGGGAAAGGCAAAGAGCAAGGCGCGGCGCAGCTCCGAAAGCTCCAGCAGCAGCGACCagagcgacgacgaggacaACTCCAGTGCAGACGATCGcttgaagaaaaagaaacaacaGCTGCAAAAGGAAAAGGAGAAGGAAGCTGCCGCCCTTAAGGAGAAGGAACGTGAGaaggaaaaggaaaaggaGAAAGACAAGCGACGTTCGGACAAGAAGGGCAAACGTGTCACTACATCCAGCGGGGACGAGGAGTCCATGGGCGggcgcagcagcagccgcaagCGCAGCCATAAGAAATCTCGGCGGGAGGATGACGACGAAGGTGGCATTGTGGCAGAAGACAACAGCGATTCCGAGGACGAGCCCGTCTCCAAGAAGAAGCGCAAGAAGACAAGGAAGGCGCCCGACTCCAGCGACAGTGACTCCGATGCCTCATCCAAGCGCAAGAAGCATAAGAAGCACAAGAAACACAGCAAGAGGAGCAAGAAGCACAAGAAACACAAGCGGAAGAGCAGCGCCGGCAAGTCGCGAGCGGACAGCAGCTCCGGGGGCAGCAGCGACGAGGATGATCAGCAGCTAGGATCGGCAACCAAACGAAACGGGAACGGCAAACTGCCGCTCATCCTGCCTGGCGGTACGGGGCCGGGAGTCATTAACGAAGACCTGGAGAAGCAGCTGCGGGAGCGAGCCCTCAAATCCATGAAGAAGCTGGACTGA
- the LOC6506698 gene encoding splicing factor 3B subunit 3 isoform X1, producing MYLYNLTLQKGTGVTHAVHGNFSGGKQQEVLLSRGKSLELLRPDSNTGKVHTLMSTEIFGCIRALMAFRLTGGTKDYIVVGSDSGRIVILEYIPSKNALEKVHQETFGKSGCRRIVPGQYFAIDPKGRAVMIGAVEKQKLAYIMNRDTQARLTISSPLEAHKSNTLTYHMVGVDVGFDNPMFACLEIDYEEADLDPSGDAAQRTQQTLTFYELDLGLNHVVRKYSEPLEEHANFLVSVPGGNDGPSGVLICSENYLTYKNLGDQHDIRCPIPRRRNDLDDPERGMIFICSATHRTKSMYFFLLQTEQGDIFKITLETDDDVVSEIKLKYFDTVPPATAMCVLKTGFLFVASEFGNHYLYQIAHLGDDDDEPEFSSAMPLEEGETFFFAPRALKNLVLVDELPSFAPIITSQVADLANEDTPQLYVLCGRGPRSTLRVLRHGLEVSEMAVSELPGNPNAVWTVKKRADDEFDAYIIVSFVNATLVLSIGETVEEVTDSGFLGTTPTLCCAALGDDALVQVYPDGIRHIRSDKRVNEWKAPGKKSITKCAVNQRQVVITLSGRELVYFEMDPTGELNEYTERSEMPAEIMCMALGTVPEGEQRSWFLAVGLADNTVRILSLDPNNCLTPCSMQALPSPAESLCLVEMGHTESTTSAGGVNEDAPAQRSGSNKGTIYLNIGLSNGVLLRTVLDPVSGDLADTRTRYLGSRPVKLFRIKMQGSEAVLAMSSRTWLSYYHQNRFHLTPLSYETLEYASGFSSEQCSEGIVAISTNTLRILALEKLGAVFNQVAFPLQYTPRTFVIHPDTGRMLIAETDHNAYTEDTKNARKEQMAEEMRSAAGDEERELAREMANAFINEVLPEDVFSAPKAGLGLWASQIRCLDAMHGQTMFNVPLTQNEAIMSMAMLKFSIAADGRYYLAVGIAKDLQLNPRISQGGCIDIYKIDPTCSSLEFMHRTEIDEIPGALCGFQGRLLAGCGRMLRIYDLGKKKMLRKCENKHIPYQIVNIQAMGHRVYVSDVQESVFFIRYRRAENQLIIFADDTHPRWVTATTLLDYDTIAIADKFGNLSIQRLPHSVTDDVDEDPTGTKSLWDRGLLSGASQKSENICSFHVGEIIMSLQKATLIPGGSEALIYATLSGTVGAFVPFTSREDYDFFQHLEMHMRNENPPLCGRDHLSYRSSYYPVKNVLDGDLCEQYLSIDASKQKSIAGDMFRTPNQICKKLEDIRTRYAF from the exons ATGTATCTGTACAACTTGACGCTGCAGAAGGGCACCGGTGTGACCCACGCGGTCCACGGCAACTTTTCCGGCGGCAAGCAGCAGGAGGTGCTCCTGTCACGTGGCAAGTCGCTGGAGCTCCTCCGTCCCGACTCCAACACGGGCAAAGTGCACACGCTCATGTCTACGGAGATATTTGGATGCATCAGGGCCCTGATGGCCTTCCGGTTGACGGGAGGAACTAAAG ATTACATTGTGGTGGGTTCTGACTCAGGACGCATTGTGATCCTTGAGTACATTCCCTCCAAGAATGCCCTGGAGAAAGTGCACCAAGAGACGTTCGGCAAGTCGGGATGCCGACGCATTGTTCCCGGCCAGTACTTCGCCATCGATCCCAAAGGCAGGGCCGTGATGATTGGCGCCGTGGAGAAGCAGAAGCTGGCGTACATCATGAACCGAGATACCCAGGCCCGCCTCACGATCTCATCGCCGTTGGAGGCCCACAAGTCGAACACCCTGACCTACCACATGGTGGGCGTGGATGTGGGATTCGATAATCCCATGTTCGCTTGCCTGGAGATTGACTACGAGGAGGCCGACTTGGATCCATCGG GTGACGCCGCCCAGCGCACTCAGCAGACTCTGACCTTCTACGAACTGGACTTGGGTCTGAACCACGTCGTCCGCAAGTACTCAGAGCCCCTGGAAGAGCATGCCAACTTTTTGGTATCTGTTCCCGGTGGCAATGACGGTCCCTCGGGCGTGCTCATTTGCTCGGAGAACTATCTGACATACAAGAATCTCGGTGACCAGCACGATATCCGTTGTCCCATACCGCGTAGGAGGAACGATCTCGACGACCCGGAGCGGGGCATGATCTTCATTTGCTCGGCCACCCATCGCACCAAAAGCATGTACTTCTTCCTGCTCCAGACCGAGCAGGGGGACATCTTCAAGATCACCCTGGAAACGGACGACGATGTGGTGTCGGAGATCAAGTTGAAGTACTTCGACACAGTGCCTCCGGCCACTGCCATGTGTGTGCTCAAGACAGGCTTCTTGTTTGTGGCCAGCGAGTTCGGCAACCA CTACCTTTACCAAATCGCTCACCTGGGCGACGATGACGATGAGCCGGAGTTCAGCTCCGCCATGCCGCTGGAGGAGGGCGAAACCTTCTTCTTTGCGCCGCGGGCTCTCAAGAACCTGGTTTTGGTGGACGAGCTCCCATCGTTCGCTCCGATCATCACCAGTCAGGTGGCCGATCTGGCCAACGAAGATACTCCCCAGTTGTACGTCCTGTGCGGAAGGGGGCCTCGTTCCACGCTGAGAGTCCTTCGCCATGGCCTGGAGGTGTCTGAGATGGCTGTGTCCGAGCTGCCCGGCAACCCCAACGCGGTGTGGACCGTCAAGAAACGAGCTGATG ACGAGTTCGATGCCTACATCATCGTGTCCTTCGTGAACGCCACTCTAGTGCTGAGCATCGGCGAGACCGTTGAGGAAGTCACGGACAGCGGCTTCCTCGGCACCACGCCCACGCTATGTTGTGCTGCTCTGGGCGATGATGCCCTGGTGCAGGTCTATCCCGACGGCATCCGGCACATTCGCTCCGACAAGCGAGTCAACGAGTGGAAGGCGCCCGGCAAGAAGTCTATCACCAAGTGCGCCGTCAACCAGCGCCAGGTGGTGATCACGCTGTCGGGAAGGGAGTTGGTCTACTTTGAAATGGATCCG ACTGGAGAGCTCAATGAGTACACGGAGCGCTCTGAGATGCCTGCCGAGATCATGTGCATGGCCCTGGGAACAGTTCCGGAGGGAGAACAGCGCTCATGGTTCTTGGCCGTGGGTCTGGCGGATAACACAGTTCGAATCCTGTCCCTGGATCCGAACAACTGCCTGACTCCCTGCTCCATGCAGGCGTTACCCTCGCCGGCAGAGTCCCTCTGCTTGGTGGAAATGGGTCACACGGAGAGCACCACCAGTGCCGGGGGTGTGAATGAAGATGCGCCAGCTCAGCGTAGTGGCAGCAACAAGGGAACCATTTATCTGAACATTGGCCTGAGCAATGGAGTGCTGCTGAGAACCGTGCTGGATCCAGTGTCTGGCGACTTGGCCGACACCAGAACTCGCTACTTGGGATCCCGTCCGGTGAAGCTCTTCCGGATCAAGATGCAGGGCTCCGAGGCTGTGCTGGCCATGTCCAGCCGGACCTGGCTGTCGTACTACCATCAGAACCGTTTCCACTTGACGCCCCTTTCGTATGAGACTCTGGAGTACGCCTCCGGCTTCTCCAGCGAGCAGTGCAGCGAAGGTATTGTGGCCATCTCCACGAACACCCTGAGGATTCTGGCCTTGGAGAAACTGGGAGCCGTTTTCAATCAAGTCGCCTTCCCGCTACAGTACACACCACGCACCTTTGTCATCCATCCGGATACAGGTCGCATGCTGATCGCGGAAACGGATCACAATGCCTATACGGAGGACACCAAGAATGCTCGCAAGGAACAGATGGCCGAGGAGATGCGCAGCGCTGCCGGAGACGAAGAGCGGGAGCTGGCCAGGGAAATGGCCAATGCCTTCATCAACGAGGTGCTTCCCGAAGACGTCTTCTCCGCTCCCAAAGCCGGTCTCGGCCTGTGGGCGTCCCAGATCCGCTGCCTGGACGCCATGCACGGCCAAACGATGTTCAACGTTCCACTGACCCAGAACGAGGCCATCATGTCAATGGCCATGCTCAAGTTCTCCATAGCAGCCGATGGGCGTTACTACTTGGCTGTGGGAATAGCCAAGGACCTGCAGCTGAACCCGAGGATATCGCAGGGCGGCTGCATCGACATTTACAAAATAGACCCCACCTGCTCCAGCCTGGAGTTTATGCATCGCACGGAAATCGACGAGATCCCGGGGGCCTTGTGCGGTTTCCAGGGCAGGTTGCTCGCAGGCTGCGGGAGGATGCTGCGGATCTATGATCTCGGCAAGAAGAAAATGCTGCGCAAGTGCGAGAACAAACACATTCCCTACCAGATAGTCAACATCCAGGCCATGGGCCATCGTGTCTATGTCTCGGATGTCCAGGAATCTGTTTTCTTCATTCGCTATCGCCGGGCAGAGAACCAGTTGATCATCTTCGCTGATGATACGCATCCGCGCTGGGTAACCGCCACTACCCTGCTGGACTACGACACGATTGCCATTGCCGATAAGTTTGGAAACTTGAGCATCCAGCGCCTGCCCCATTCCGTCACAGATGACGTTGATGAGGACCCCACGGGCACCAAGTCTCTCTGGGATCGTGGCTTGCTATCGGGAGCTTCCCAAAAGTCTGAAAACATTTGCTCCTTCCACGTGGGCGAGATCATCATgtcgctgcagaaggcaaccCTCATACCGGGAGGATCCGAGGCTCTAATCTACGCCACTCTCAGCGGCACTGTGGGCGCTTTTGTTCCGTTCACGAGTCGTGAGGACTACGACTTTTTCCAGCACCTGGAGATGCACATGCGCAACGAGAATCCTCCACTGTGCGGCCGCGATCATCTCAGCTACCGGAGCTCGTACTATCCTGTCAAGAATGTCCTGGACGGAGACCTCTGCGAGCAGTATCTGTCCATAGATGCGTCCAAGCAGAAGAGTATTGCCGGAGATATGTTCCGCACTCCGAATCAGATCTGCAAGAAACTGGAGGACATACGCACGAGATATGCCTTCTAA
- the LOC6506698 gene encoding splicing factor 3B subunit 3 isoform X2, with the protein MDPTGELNEYTERSEMPAEIMCMALGTVPEGEQRSWFLAVGLADNTVRILSLDPNNCLTPCSMQALPSPAESLCLVEMGHTESTTSAGGVNEDAPAQRSGSNKGTIYLNIGLSNGVLLRTVLDPVSGDLADTRTRYLGSRPVKLFRIKMQGSEAVLAMSSRTWLSYYHQNRFHLTPLSYETLEYASGFSSEQCSEGIVAISTNTLRILALEKLGAVFNQVAFPLQYTPRTFVIHPDTGRMLIAETDHNAYTEDTKNARKEQMAEEMRSAAGDEERELAREMANAFINEVLPEDVFSAPKAGLGLWASQIRCLDAMHGQTMFNVPLTQNEAIMSMAMLKFSIAADGRYYLAVGIAKDLQLNPRISQGGCIDIYKIDPTCSSLEFMHRTEIDEIPGALCGFQGRLLAGCGRMLRIYDLGKKKMLRKCENKHIPYQIVNIQAMGHRVYVSDVQESVFFIRYRRAENQLIIFADDTHPRWVTATTLLDYDTIAIADKFGNLSIQRLPHSVTDDVDEDPTGTKSLWDRGLLSGASQKSENICSFHVGEIIMSLQKATLIPGGSEALIYATLSGTVGAFVPFTSREDYDFFQHLEMHMRNENPPLCGRDHLSYRSSYYPVKNVLDGDLCEQYLSIDASKQKSIAGDMFRTPNQICKKLEDIRTRYAF; encoded by the exons ATGGATCCG ACTGGAGAGCTCAATGAGTACACGGAGCGCTCTGAGATGCCTGCCGAGATCATGTGCATGGCCCTGGGAACAGTTCCGGAGGGAGAACAGCGCTCATGGTTCTTGGCCGTGGGTCTGGCGGATAACACAGTTCGAATCCTGTCCCTGGATCCGAACAACTGCCTGACTCCCTGCTCCATGCAGGCGTTACCCTCGCCGGCAGAGTCCCTCTGCTTGGTGGAAATGGGTCACACGGAGAGCACCACCAGTGCCGGGGGTGTGAATGAAGATGCGCCAGCTCAGCGTAGTGGCAGCAACAAGGGAACCATTTATCTGAACATTGGCCTGAGCAATGGAGTGCTGCTGAGAACCGTGCTGGATCCAGTGTCTGGCGACTTGGCCGACACCAGAACTCGCTACTTGGGATCCCGTCCGGTGAAGCTCTTCCGGATCAAGATGCAGGGCTCCGAGGCTGTGCTGGCCATGTCCAGCCGGACCTGGCTGTCGTACTACCATCAGAACCGTTTCCACTTGACGCCCCTTTCGTATGAGACTCTGGAGTACGCCTCCGGCTTCTCCAGCGAGCAGTGCAGCGAAGGTATTGTGGCCATCTCCACGAACACCCTGAGGATTCTGGCCTTGGAGAAACTGGGAGCCGTTTTCAATCAAGTCGCCTTCCCGCTACAGTACACACCACGCACCTTTGTCATCCATCCGGATACAGGTCGCATGCTGATCGCGGAAACGGATCACAATGCCTATACGGAGGACACCAAGAATGCTCGCAAGGAACAGATGGCCGAGGAGATGCGCAGCGCTGCCGGAGACGAAGAGCGGGAGCTGGCCAGGGAAATGGCCAATGCCTTCATCAACGAGGTGCTTCCCGAAGACGTCTTCTCCGCTCCCAAAGCCGGTCTCGGCCTGTGGGCGTCCCAGATCCGCTGCCTGGACGCCATGCACGGCCAAACGATGTTCAACGTTCCACTGACCCAGAACGAGGCCATCATGTCAATGGCCATGCTCAAGTTCTCCATAGCAGCCGATGGGCGTTACTACTTGGCTGTGGGAATAGCCAAGGACCTGCAGCTGAACCCGAGGATATCGCAGGGCGGCTGCATCGACATTTACAAAATAGACCCCACCTGCTCCAGCCTGGAGTTTATGCATCGCACGGAAATCGACGAGATCCCGGGGGCCTTGTGCGGTTTCCAGGGCAGGTTGCTCGCAGGCTGCGGGAGGATGCTGCGGATCTATGATCTCGGCAAGAAGAAAATGCTGCGCAAGTGCGAGAACAAACACATTCCCTACCAGATAGTCAACATCCAGGCCATGGGCCATCGTGTCTATGTCTCGGATGTCCAGGAATCTGTTTTCTTCATTCGCTATCGCCGGGCAGAGAACCAGTTGATCATCTTCGCTGATGATACGCATCCGCGCTGGGTAACCGCCACTACCCTGCTGGACTACGACACGATTGCCATTGCCGATAAGTTTGGAAACTTGAGCATCCAGCGCCTGCCCCATTCCGTCACAGATGACGTTGATGAGGACCCCACGGGCACCAAGTCTCTCTGGGATCGTGGCTTGCTATCGGGAGCTTCCCAAAAGTCTGAAAACATTTGCTCCTTCCACGTGGGCGAGATCATCATgtcgctgcagaaggcaaccCTCATACCGGGAGGATCCGAGGCTCTAATCTACGCCACTCTCAGCGGCACTGTGGGCGCTTTTGTTCCGTTCACGAGTCGTGAGGACTACGACTTTTTCCAGCACCTGGAGATGCACATGCGCAACGAGAATCCTCCACTGTGCGGCCGCGATCATCTCAGCTACCGGAGCTCGTACTATCCTGTCAAGAATGTCCTGGACGGAGACCTCTGCGAGCAGTATCTGTCCATAGATGCGTCCAAGCAGAAGAGTATTGCCGGAGATATGTTCCGCACTCCGAATCAGATCTGCAAGAAACTGGAGGACATACGCACGAGATATGCCTTCTAA